The segment TAACGCGCACGGAACGGCAAAAAGGGGGCGACAAAAAAGCTCAGCGAGCACCACAGCAGAGAGCTGGTGCCCAGCAGCAGGTAAAAGAAGAAGGTTCTGATGGCCTGCAGGATCGACATAGCGACTTTTACCGTTGCGGATAGAGCACGACTGAACAACCCGATCCACCGTGTGATGGGGCGTGTTCAAACCTGCTCTATTTGTGGATAAGTTCTGCGGCAACTGCCGCCAGATCGTCAAATATTAGGGTATTAACCGGTAGAACTTTGGCCAAAGTTTGTAGGCCTTTTCCGGTTTTTACCAAAACGGGCTGAGAATCGACGGCTTGCGCAGCCTGCAAGTCACCCAAACTGTCACCGACAAACCAACATTGGGTCAAATCGGCGCCGTAATGCGCGGCAATCGTCTGGAGCATGCCTGGTTTGGGCTTGCGGCAAGCGCAGCCCTCATCAGGACCATGGGGGCAATAAACGATCAGCCCGACCTCGCCACCCTGCTGCGCCACCAACGCCCGTAAACGGGCGTGCATGGCGTCGAGTGTGGCGACATCGTAATAGCCGCGGGCAATGCCGGACTGGTTGGTCGCGATGGCGACGGTCCAGCCGGCTTTGCTCAACTGCGCAATGGCCTCGATCGCGCCGGGCAGTGGAATCCACTCCTCAACTGACTTGATGTAAGCGTCGGAGTCGACATTGATCACTCCGTCCCGATCGAGAATCAGCAGTTTCAACGGTAACCCCTCAGCCCAGCAGTGAAATATCGGCAACGCCCAGGAACAGGCCACGCAGACGTGCCAGCAATGCATAGCGGTTAGCTCGCACGCTCGCATCTTCAGCGTTGATCATCACCGCTTCGAAGAACGCATCCACCGGCTCGCGCAGGGAGGCCAGACGGGTCAGCGCTTCGTTGTACTGACGGGCAGCAGCCATTGGCTGTACCGCTTCGTCAGCCTTCTGGATGGCCGAGAACAACGAGAATTCACTGGCATTGTCGAAATAGCGGGCTTCAACGTGAGTTGAAACCGTGCCTTCAACCTTGCTCAGCAGATTCGATACACGCTTGTTCACGGCGGCCAGTGCAGCGGCTTCCGGCAATTGACGGAACGCCTGCACGGCTTGCACACGTTGATCGAAGTCCAGCGCCGATTTTGGATTGAGGGCACGTACCGACAGGTAAGTGGCAACGTCCACGCCTTCATCTTCATAACGCGCACGCAGGCGGTCGAAGATGAATTCCAGGACCTGGTCGGCCAAACCGGCCGACTTGATCTTGGCACCGAACGCGCTGACAGCGAAGTTCACCGCTTCAGTCAGGTCGAGGTCGAGTTTCTTGTCGATCAGAATGCGCAGGATACCCAGCGCGGCACGACGCAGTGCGTACGGGTCTTTGCTGCCGGTCGGCAACATGCCGATGCCGAAAATCCCTACGAGGGTGTCCAGCTTGTCAGCGATGGCCACTGCAGCGCCGGTCAGGGTGCTTGGCAACTCGGCGCCAGCGCCACGGGGCATGTATTGCTCGTTCAACGCCAGGGCGACGTCTTCAGGCTCACCGTCGTTCAGCGCGTAGTAGTAACCGGCAATGCCTTGCATTTCCGGGAACTCGCCGACCATTTCCGTGGCCAGGTCGCACTTGGACAGCAAACCGGCACGGGCTGCACGCGAAGCATCGCCGCCAATGCGCGGGGCAATGAATGCCGCCAGTTTGGACACGCGTTCGGCCTTGTCGTAAACGCTGCCCAGTTGAGCCTGGAACACTACGTTTTGCAGGCGCAGGTTGAAGCT is part of the Pseudomonas sp. ML2-2023-3 genome and harbors:
- the glyS gene encoding glycine--tRNA ligase subunit beta, yielding MSAQDFLVELGTEELPPKALNTLADAFLAGIEKGLQGAGLNFSAKKVYAAPRRLAVLLTQLDTQQPDRSINIDGPPRQAAFDAEGNPTQAALGFAKKCGVELSEIDQSGPKLRFSQVIVGKPTATLLPTIVEDSLNDLPIPKRMRWGARKVEFVRPTQWLVMLLGDEVIDCTILAQKSGRDSRGHRFHHPENVTITAPANYLEDLRKAYVLADFNERRELISKRVAELATMQEGTAIVPPSLLDEVTALVEWPVPLVCSFEERFLDVPQEALITTMQDNQKYFCLLDVDGKLLPRFITVANIESKDPKQIISGNEKVVRPRLTDAEFFFKQDKKQTLESFNLRLQNVVFQAQLGSVYDKAERVSKLAAFIAPRIGGDASRAARAGLLSKCDLATEMVGEFPEMQGIAGYYYALNDGEPEDVALALNEQYMPRGAGAELPSTLTGAAVAIADKLDTLVGIFGIGMLPTGSKDPYALRRAALGILRILIDKKLDLDLTEAVNFAVSAFGAKIKSAGLADQVLEFIFDRLRARYEDEGVDVATYLSVRALNPKSALDFDQRVQAVQAFRQLPEAAALAAVNKRVSNLLSKVEGTVSTHVEARYFDNASEFSLFSAIQKADEAVQPMAAARQYNEALTRLASLREPVDAFFEAVMINAEDASVRANRYALLARLRGLFLGVADISLLG
- the gmhB gene encoding D-glycero-beta-D-manno-heptose 1,7-bisphosphate 7-phosphatase codes for the protein MKLLILDRDGVINVDSDAYIKSVEEWIPLPGAIEAIAQLSKAGWTVAIATNQSGIARGYYDVATLDAMHARLRALVAQQGGEVGLIVYCPHGPDEGCACRKPKPGMLQTIAAHYGADLTQCWFVGDSLGDLQAAQAVDSQPVLVKTGKGLQTLAKVLPVNTLIFDDLAAVAAELIHK